The Stigmatella aurantiaca DW4/3-1 genome contains the following window.
TATTCACCGTGGCCATCTCAGGCGTGACGCGAAGCGACTTGTTTGTAGACGGGGAGTTATCTCCGCAAGCCGCAACAAAGAAGACGGCCAGGAGCAACGCGCTCCTTTCGGTGCGCTGCACGAAACGAGCGGTCATGATGTCCTCAAGCGAGTGAAGCAGGGAGGCAAAGGGTGCTCCACACAGAGGTGCGTACAGCGTTCTCAAAGGGACTTCAAGGTGCAACTGATTCCCTGTAAAAGCCGCTGATACAGGAAAAGGGCTCGTCCCGAGGTGTAGCAAGTAAACAATGTGTGTCGAGCGTTACTCGCTTTCCCTTATCAAGCAACTGCGTTGGCACTTGCCTGCCTACTTTCCCAGGTTGCTCTCTTGACCCCGATATCCCCTCTTCTTGTGGGCAGACAGACAAGGGCTGACTGGGTCGTTGAGCGTTGTCGCCGTGGCGGGCCACACGGAGAGTCATGCTCTTTGTGGCCTGCCAGTGCAGGCTGTCGGCCAAGTCTTGGTGATGTGACGCATGCGTCGCTGGCGAGGGTGAAGGAGAAAAAGAGCCATGAAGAAGCCCATGCTGTTTCCCTGTTCCTTGTGCTCGTCAGCCCCATCGCCAATGCTCAGACGTTCGTCTGGCTGCAGACGGGCAGCGGGATGAGCCACACCACCGTGAATACGTATGCGGTGAACGCGGCGGCCTTCAGCCAGCTCAACGCCGCCAATCCTGGCACTGGCGACGATGTGTGGGCCGCGAATCTACGGGGTCATCGACAATGCCGGTATGGCTGTCATCGTCGGCAGTTTCGGATGTGGCCCCAATCCACACCGGCTTTGCTTTTGCGTCTGTGACGCCAGGGTTCACCCCGCAGGGATATACCGTGATCGCGGAACTGCTGGGTCACGAGTACCTCTATCCCGAGAATCCCTGCGGGCGCTTGCCGCAGCCAGAGTGCCAGGTTCCAGCCCTCCCGGGTCTCTCGTGCCGTCATCCGGCGCGGGCGCGCGGCCGGCGCACCTTCCGCGCGCCGCACGCCTTGGCGTGCCGGGCCAGGGCTTCGTCGAGAGCGGCGTCGTCCAGCTTCACGCCCTTTTCTCTCCACACCTTCTCGACATGAAGGACGTCCTCCTTCACGCGCGCCTCCAACCGGCCCACCAGCTGTCCTTGGTGAAGCAGAGGACACACGTACCAGCCCCAGCGCCGCTGGGCCTCGGGCTTGTACACCTCCCAGATGTACTCGAAGCCGAAGAGCTGCTTCACCAGTGTGCGGTCCCATAGCAAGGGATCCAACGGGCCCAGGATCCGCATCCGCGTGTCCGGCGCCGTCACGGGCCGGGAACGGAAGCCCGCCGGGGCCAGGTAGCGCCGGGTGGCTCCAGGCAACACCACCTCTTCCAATACTCCCTCGCGCACCAGGGTGTCCGGCAGGGCGGAGCCGCGCACGGGGGACAGCATGGACCAGTGCGCCCCGGCCCCGCGCGACAGCAGCCCCGCTGCTTCCACACGCTCACCGAGGGCCCAGCGCAAGAAGCCTTCCTCGGTGGTGTCTCCCGGGGAGGCGCGTGCCACGTCCGGCAGGGCCCGGTGCGGCACATCGTAGCGCTTGCCCCCGGGGCTCCGGCCGCACACGACGATGTCACACCGCGTCCACAGCACCTCGAGCGCCATGGAGGTGGCCTTCGCCGTGCCCTTCCACCCGCTCCAGTCGAGCGGCTCCACCGCCCCGTGGTCGGTCAGCTCCGCGGCCGACAGGGGGCCATGCGCCTCCAACTCCTCCAGGACGGCGCGCAGCACGGAGGCGGGCAGCCGCTGAAGACGCGTGACGTGGCGCCACCACGGTGCCTCCAGGGAGCGCTCGCGATAGTGGGCGAAGGCGCTGGCGGGCAGCAGGCAACGCTC
Protein-coding sequences here:
- a CDS encoding winged helix-turn-helix domain-containing protein, with amino-acid sequence MGGSTIPSPPVPKTPPPPAVMLPAEQARAFLISHLALAAPVHPPGAEGVRALLRQLRHIQLDPLDVIGTNADLVALARVDEIARGDVYRHLYPGHAFEHWAKERCLLPASAFAHYRERSLEAPWWRHVTRLQRLPASVLRAVLEELEAHGPLSAAELTDHGAVEPLDWSGWKGTAKATSMALEVLWTRCDIVVCGRSPGGKRYDVPHRALPDVARASPGDTTEEGFLRWALGERVEAAGLLSRGAGAHWSMLSPVRGSALPDTLVREGVLEEVVLPGATRRYLAPAGFRSRPVTAPDTRMRILGPLDPLLWDRTLVKQLFGFEYIWEVYKPEAQRRWGWYVCPLLHQGQLVGRLEARVKEDVLHVEKVWREKGVKLDDAALDEALARHAKACGARKVRRPRARAG